GATGCCCATGATCAGACGTCCCCCTCCCGAGCCCAATCGAGCGAGCGCTCAACGGCGTCGTTCCAGCGGCTGTACATCGCGTCGGCCTTCTCGTTATCCATCTTCGGAGTGAACTCCCGGTCGGCCTGCCAGTTGTTCCGGAGTTCGTCGAGATCGTCCCAGTAATCCACGGCAAGCCCGGCCGCGTACGCAGACCCCAAGGCGGTCGTCTCGTCGACTTCCGGACGGACGATAGTCGCCTCGATGATGTCGGCCTGCTGTTGACAGAGGAAGTTGTTTTTCACCGCCCCACCGTCGACTTTCAAGTCGGTAATCTCGATGTCGGCGTCGGCTTCCATCGCTTCTGCAACGTCCCGCGTTTGGAAGGCGATCGATTCGAGCGCCGCCCGAACGATATGAGCGCGGTTGGTTCCGCGGGTCATCCCGACGATCGTCCCGCGTGCGCGGCCGTCCCAGTGGGGAGCACCGAGACCTGTGAACGCGGGCACCAGATACACGCCGCCAGTCGACTCGACGCTGCGAGCGATCTCCTCGGTGTCAAGCGCATTGTCGATCAGATCAACGTCTTCGAGCCACTCGATCGCCGCACCCGTGATGAAGATCGAGCCTTCGAGCGCGTACTGAACCGGCTCGCCGGAGCGCTGGAAACCGATCGTCGTCAGCAGCCCGTGATCGCTCTCGACGGCCTCCTCACCGGTGTTGGCGAGGAAGAACGACCCCGTACCGTAGGTGTTTTTCGCCTCCCCCGGATCGAAGCAGGTTTGTCCGAACAGTGCCGCCTGCTGATCGCCAAACGCTCCTGCGACCGGTATCTCTGCGCCCAGAAAGCCCGATGGATCAGTGTAGCCGTAGTAGTCGTCGTCGCTCGATGGCCGAACCTCCGGCAACATCGCCCGTGGAATTCCGAACTCCTCGAGGAGATCCTCGTCCCACGCGAGATCGTGGATGTTGTACAACATCGTTCGGGAGGCGTTGGTCACCTCCGTGATGTGGTTGCCAGTGAGGTTGTGGATGAGCCACGAATCGATCGTTCCAAACCGGATCTCGCCATCCGCTGCGCGCTCGCGAAGATCAGCCGGCCGGGCACGCTGGGTTTTGATTGGTTCGGCGTTGTCCAACATCCATTCCGCTTTCGTGGCCGAAAAGTACGCGTCCGCCTGTAGTCCCGTCTTGGCACGGATCTCGTCGGTCTTTCCTGCTTCCTCTAGTGCCTCGATACGACCAGTCGTCCGACGATCCTGCCACACGATGGCGTTGTGGATCGGTGCTCCCGTATCCCGGTCCCACAGCACTGTGGTTTCGCGTTGGTTTGTCACCCCGAGCGCCGCCAACTGCTCCGCGTCTACTCCTGCGTCAGCCAACGCCTGCGTGATAACCGCTTTCGTGTTCTCCCAGATCTCGGTCGGATCGTGCTCAACCCAGCCCGGCTCGGGATAGAGCTGTTCGTGTTTTTCGTATGCGCTGGCGACCACCCGACCACCCTGATCGAACACCATGAACCGGGTGCCGGTCGTCCCCTGATCGATCGCACCGACGTACGTTTCAGTCATCTCGTCCCCTCTGTGGGAGTGAACGACTCCCATTCGATTTGTTTATCCATGATTCTGATCTACTGGTAAACAATTGAGTCGACCATTATAAATCTACCGACGGATTTCGGTCGCTTTCCGTCCGAATTCCGCTGAAACGGGGTAAGTATTCTCGGCAGTCGATATGGGGGCGGTCAGTGCTTTATCGAAAGTGGGAGTACAGAGATAAAGTACAACGCTGGCGAGTAGTCGCGTTCGGTCGATCGAGTTCGTGTGGTCCGGGCGATGAATCCGGTTCCAATTGGGACGTCGTATCGAACTCAGTGGTAAATTACGAAATATTAGGAATAACTAGAATGTTCAGGTAGTTCTGTTTGAGTATTACAGCGTGTATGGTATTAACTGATTGTTAAACGGTGGTGAGCAGTGTGAATGATGGCTTCAAGCTGAGCTTGAAAATCTTCAAGCACACCAATACAAAGTACCCGAGGGCCATGGGGTGGTGTAGAGTCAGTCATCAATGCGTCGGATACGTCGTCTTGCGATCGTGTTGTCATCGGTCTCGTGAGGAGCGCCATCTACGCGACGGGCGCGTTTTCGAATTTGACGACATCACGTGAGGCGAGCGTGGACGTGGTTGGTGATAATGCGGGCTATCTCGTACTCACGCCCGGTGAGAACGGGGAGTACACCAACCAGAACGGGGAACTCCAACTCCAGTTGAACGGCGCACTCGAAGGCGAGGACGCGCCATCCGGGAGCGGTGTCAATATCAAAGCAGCCAGTGATCTTAAGCGTCGAGACTACTCACCTGCCGAGGTCAGTCATCTCGTGAAACAAAGCAAAAAATCCTATGTCAATAACAAGGGGATCCTTACTCAAGCCCAAAAACGAGCTGACCAAGGGCTCCCGAAAGACGACGTCAAATACTACGTGGAAAACGTCAGTCTCAAAAATCACTCATCACACGTACATACCGAACTAGCTCACGAACATTCTACTCCGGCACTGATCGACGACACAGAACGTACCCAATCGACCCACAGCGCGACCAACGACGCATTCACACCGTCTCTGGATCTCGTTCGATCGAATCAGCGACGGATTCGAACAGCCGCGCGTCACAGCCATCACACGAGATGGCGAGCACGGTGTGTTCTCGACAGCACGATTCGACGGTTTCCGATACCGGAGTAACAGGTCCATCACAGCTCGGACACAGATCGATGAACACGCGGAGTCCCCGGATGAGCGTCCCTTGCTCGGCCACATCAAGACGGTCCCACTGATCGATCCACTGGGGTAGCTCCCGAGCGGCTGCGAGATCCGCAACGAACGCGGCGTGTGATTCCCACTGACCGATCGATTGGCCGTTGATGTGGGCAGTAAACGCTTCCCCGTGATCGACGAAGGCGATCTCACCGTCCGTATCAAGCGTCTCCGCCAGCGCTTGGCGTTCGGTCTCGGAAGTGGTGATCCGATCCATCCGTCCATACCACGACTCCCGGAACTGGGAGGTGAGACAGAGATCGTCGAACTCTTCACACGGTTTGAGCGGTCCCGATTCGACGAGCAACCGTTCGGTGTTGGCCGCAACCGTCTCCTCGGTCGTCATCGGATCGGTCCCCACGGTATCGAACACCGAGAGCACACGATCGGGAAGGTACCGCTTCGTCAACGTCGGTGTACCAGGCACGAGATATCCCCGAAAAACGATGCTCAGGAGCGCCAAAGATCCGAAGGCCATCGCACCTGGCCACCACATGACCCACAGCCAGATACACACGACGGCAGCGATCGCGAGATTGTTTATCGTACACGGGATACATCGGTTATCACCAGTGTACTCCGGTTGACGAAGCACGTCGAATACGGTCTGTATATGCATAGAGGGATCTCTTTACGACAGGAAATATAGCTATCGGTGTTTGAACACCTAATGTTAGTTGATTAAGATGGTTATATGTCTGATACTTCAGGTGTCTCTACGGGACGCGATTGGTAGGAAACTGACCCAGGCAAGAAATGATAAACCATGTACCTTTATGATCTTCCATGATGAATACAGGGATGTACCATGATCGACGACCGACCCACAGACGAGATCGAACCGCTGGTGCCGGTGATGCCACAGTCCCGTGTCCGGCCGGACGGTGGAGTGCTTAGGAACGATCGTCGGGGCCCGGACGTATTGCCGGCAGAGGAGCGTTACACCATCGATCCGCTTGTTCCGGATCTTTCCTAGAGTTCGAAGACGGTCGCTCGTCGGGTCGTCGTGACGCCGTGTTCAGTTTCCTCGGGTGACGGCGTCTCTGCGTATCGGGAGGAAAGACTCGCACGGACA
The sequence above is drawn from the Halocatena salina genome and encodes:
- the glpK gene encoding glycerol kinase GlpK; amino-acid sequence: MTETYVGAIDQGTTGTRFMVFDQGGRVVASAYEKHEQLYPEPGWVEHDPTEIWENTKAVITQALADAGVDAEQLAALGVTNQRETTVLWDRDTGAPIHNAIVWQDRRTTGRIEALEEAGKTDEIRAKTGLQADAYFSATKAEWMLDNAEPIKTQRARPADLRERAADGEIRFGTIDSWLIHNLTGNHITEVTNASRTMLYNIHDLAWDEDLLEEFGIPRAMLPEVRPSSDDDYYGYTDPSGFLGAEIPVAGAFGDQQAALFGQTCFDPGEAKNTYGTGSFFLANTGEEAVESDHGLLTTIGFQRSGEPVQYALEGSIFITGAAIEWLEDVDLIDNALDTEEIARSVESTGGVYLVPAFTGLGAPHWDGRARGTIVGMTRGTNRAHIVRAALESIAFQTRDVAEAMEADADIEITDLKVDGGAVKNNFLCQQQADIIEATIVRPEVDETTALGSAYAAGLAVDYWDDLDELRNNWQADREFTPKMDNEKADAMYSRWNDAVERSLDWAREGDV